A genomic segment from Neisseria perflava encodes:
- the rplS gene encoding 50S ribosomal protein L19 yields the protein MNLIQQLEQEEIARLNKEIPEFAPGDTVVVSVRVVEGSRSRLQAYEGVVIARRNRGLNSNFIVRKISSGEGVERTFQLYSPTVEKIEVKRRGDVRRAKLYYLRGLTGKAARIKEKLPARKG from the coding sequence ATGAACTTGATTCAACAATTAGAGCAAGAAGAAATCGCTCGCTTGAACAAAGAAATCCCTGAATTCGCTCCAGGCGACACCGTTGTCGTATCTGTACGCGTGGTTGAGGGTTCCCGCAGCCGTCTGCAAGCATACGAAGGTGTGGTTATCGCCCGCCGCAACCGTGGCCTGAACAGCAACTTCATCGTTCGCAAAATCTCTAGCGGCGAAGGTGTAGAACGTACTTTCCAACTGTACTCTCCTACCGTAGAAAAAATCGAAGTTAAACGCCGTGGTGACGTACGTCGCGCCAAACTGTACTACTTGCGTGGCCTGACCGGTAAAGCGGCCCGCATTAAAGAAAAATTGCCTGCTCGCAAAGGTTAA
- a CDS encoding PepSY-associated TM helix domain-containing protein produces METKPTSQNEQQANRRYLTVWRWHFYAGLLVAPFLTLLAVTGLGMLLFANITGKEGERIHVTPQAVVQPLSAQAEAARQFVNPETASVVQYIAPRADDMVAVFRVNNDDKATMVAVDPYTAKVVNTMPRGQGWYHTMDEIHGDMMMGATGDYLLETAASLTIIMIVTGIYLWWVKQRSLKAVLLPKAGKGRSWWRNLHGAFGSWVSLILLLFCLSGIAWAGIWGGKAVQAWSQFPAGKWGVEPNPVSSVPTHGDVLNDGKSKEVPWILELTPMPVSGTTLGENGINPSEPMTLETVDRFAREIGFKGRYQLNLPKGETGVWTLSQDSMSYDMISPTADRTVHIDQYSGKVLADIHFDDYNWFGKFMAASIALHMGTLGWWSVLANVLFCLAIIFICVSGCVMWWKRRPSEARGLVPPAQKIKLPVWWAMAVPLLILAVIFPTAIAAIAVIWILDTLLLSRIPALAGWFK; encoded by the coding sequence ATGGAAACAAAACCAACTTCCCAAAATGAACAACAGGCTAACCGCCGTTATTTGACTGTTTGGCGATGGCATTTTTATGCCGGACTTTTGGTCGCGCCGTTTTTAACCCTGCTGGCTGTTACAGGGTTGGGAATGCTGCTATTTGCCAATATCACCGGTAAAGAAGGCGAACGCATACATGTTACGCCGCAGGCAGTGGTGCAGCCTTTGTCGGCTCAGGCTGAAGCCGCCAGACAGTTTGTGAATCCGGAAACTGCTTCTGTGGTGCAGTATATTGCGCCGCGCGCAGATGATATGGTGGCCGTATTCCGCGTGAACAACGACGATAAAGCCACTATGGTTGCCGTTGATCCTTATACGGCAAAAGTCGTGAATACGATGCCGCGCGGTCAAGGCTGGTATCACACGATGGACGAAATCCACGGCGATATGATGATGGGTGCGACTGGTGACTACCTGTTGGAAACTGCTGCGTCGCTGACCATCATCATGATTGTGACCGGTATTTATTTGTGGTGGGTAAAACAGCGTAGTCTGAAGGCCGTCCTTTTGCCTAAAGCAGGCAAAGGCCGTTCTTGGTGGCGTAACCTACACGGTGCATTTGGCTCTTGGGTTTCTTTGATTTTGCTGTTGTTCTGTTTGTCTGGTATTGCTTGGGCAGGTATTTGGGGCGGTAAGGCTGTGCAGGCATGGAGCCAATTCCCAGCTGGTAAATGGGGTGTGGAGCCTAATCCGGTATCTTCCGTGCCAACTCATGGCGATGTGTTGAATGATGGCAAATCCAAAGAAGTGCCGTGGATTTTAGAGCTGACGCCTATGCCGGTTTCCGGTACGACACTGGGCGAAAACGGCATTAATCCAAGTGAACCGATGACGTTGGAAACGGTTGACCGCTTTGCGCGCGAAATTGGCTTCAAAGGCCGCTATCAGTTGAACCTACCTAAAGGCGAAACCGGCGTATGGACGCTGTCGCAAGACTCAATGAGCTACGATATGATTAGTCCGACTGCGGATCGTACGGTACACATCGATCAATACAGCGGCAAAGTCCTGGCTGATATTCATTTCGATGATTACAACTGGTTTGGTAAATTCATGGCAGCAAGTATTGCTTTGCATATGGGTACACTGGGCTGGTGGAGCGTATTGGCAAATGTCTTGTTCTGTCTGGCGATTATCTTTATCTGTGTCAGCGGCTGTGTGATGTGGTGGAAGCGCCGTCCTTCGGAAGCACGTGGTTTGGTTCCTCCTGCACAGAAAATCAAATTGCCGGTATGGTGGGCAATGGCTGTGCCACTTCTTATTTTGGCTGTGATTTTCCCGACGGCTATTGCCGCAATCGCTGTTATTTGGATTTTGGATACACTGTTATTATCACGTATTCCAGCATTAGCAGGATGGTTTAAATAA
- the rimM gene encoding ribosome maturation factor RimM (Essential for efficient processing of 16S rRNA), whose product MTDTQKRVAMGYIKGVFGIKGWLKIAANTEYTDSLLDYPEWQLCKDGKALNVVLEAGKIANGELQVKFEGIDDRDQAFTLRGYTIEIPRESFSPTEEDEYYWADLVGMTVINKENIVLGKVNNLMETGANDVLMIKGEHGQILIPFVSNYIESVDTDSKTIIADWGLDY is encoded by the coding sequence ATGACAGACACTCAAAAACGGGTAGCCATGGGCTACATCAAAGGCGTATTCGGCATTAAAGGCTGGCTTAAAATTGCCGCCAATACCGAATATACCGACAGCCTGCTGGACTACCCCGAGTGGCAGTTGTGCAAGGATGGTAAAGCCCTGAATGTTGTGCTTGAGGCAGGTAAAATTGCCAATGGCGAACTTCAGGTCAAATTTGAAGGTATAGACGATCGCGATCAAGCATTTACCTTGCGCGGCTATACCATCGAAATCCCCAGAGAGTCATTCTCCCCTACTGAGGAAGACGAATACTACTGGGCAGATTTAGTCGGCATGACCGTCATCAACAAAGAAAACATCGTCCTCGGCAAAGTCAACAACCTGATGGAAACCGGTGCCAATGATGTTTTGATGATTAAAGGCGAACACGGACAAATCCTGATTCCCTTTGTCTCCAACTATATCGAATCTGTCGATACCGACAGCAAAACCATTATTGCCGACTGGGGTTTGGACTACTGA
- the rpsP gene encoding 30S ribosomal protein S16, with product MVVIRLARGGSKHRPFFNVVVTDSRNRRDGRFIERVGFYNPVANEKQERVRFDADRINHWVAQGAKVSDAVAKLIKEQKIAA from the coding sequence ATGGTAGTTATCCGTTTGGCTCGCGGCGGCTCAAAACACCGCCCTTTCTTCAACGTAGTTGTAACTGACTCTCGCAACCGTCGTGACGGCCGCTTCATCGAGCGCGTAGGTTTCTACAACCCCGTTGCCAACGAAAAACAAGAACGCGTACGTTTCGACGCAGACCGCATCAACCACTGGGTTGCTCAAGGCGCGAAAGTTAGCGACGCAGTTGCCAAACTGATTAAAGAGCAAAAAATCGCTGCTTAA
- the trmD gene encoding tRNA (guanosine(37)-N1)-methyltransferase TrmD, which produces MLIQAITIFPEMFDSIVEYGVTGRARKQNLWQFQAINPRKFADNKLGYIDDRPFGGGPGMIMMAPPLQAAIEEAKANSQKPAKVIYLSPQGQPLTHKKAAELAELPHLILLCGRYEGIDERLLQSSVDEEISIGDFVVSGGELPAMMLMDAVLRLVPDVLGDIQSAEQDSFSDDLLDCPHYTKPVEFQGMMVPDVLRSGNHGLIAEWRLKQSLRRTLERRPDLLEKRSLIPKESRLLKEILQEQQEIQS; this is translated from the coding sequence ATGCTGATTCAAGCCATCACCATTTTCCCAGAGATGTTCGACAGTATTGTCGAATACGGCGTTACAGGCAGAGCAAGAAAACAAAATCTTTGGCAGTTTCAAGCCATCAATCCCCGAAAATTTGCCGACAACAAACTTGGCTATATTGATGATCGACCCTTCGGAGGTGGTCCGGGAATGATTATGATGGCTCCGCCGCTTCAAGCGGCAATTGAAGAAGCCAAAGCAAACTCGCAAAAACCTGCCAAAGTAATTTATCTCAGTCCGCAAGGTCAGCCGCTGACACATAAAAAAGCTGCAGAACTTGCCGAACTGCCCCATCTTATTCTTCTATGCGGACGCTATGAAGGCATAGATGAAAGACTGCTGCAAAGCAGTGTGGACGAAGAAATCAGCATTGGCGACTTTGTCGTCTCGGGTGGCGAATTACCCGCCATGATGTTGATGGATGCCGTCTTAAGATTGGTTCCGGACGTATTGGGCGATATACAGTCAGCTGAACAAGACTCGTTTTCAGACGACCTTTTAGACTGTCCTCATTACACCAAACCCGTAGAATTCCAAGGCATGATGGTTCCTGATGTCTTACGCTCAGGAAATCATGGCTTGATTGCCGAGTGGCGATTGAAACAATCCCTGCGACGCACTTTAGAGCGCCGACCTGATTTATTGGAAAAGCGCAGTTTAATCCCAAAGGAATCCCGCCTCTTAAAAGAAATCTTGCAAGAGCAACAGGAAATCCAATCATAA
- the greA gene encoding transcription elongation factor GreA, with protein sequence MQKIPLTVRGAELLKQELQHLKSVARPEVIEAIAEARSHGDLSENAEYEAAKERQGFIEGRIAELEHKLSMAHIINPAEIHAEGKIVFGTTVTLEDLETEEQVTYQIVGEDEADIKERKIYVGSPIARALIGKEEGDVAEVQAPGGVREYDIISVQYI encoded by the coding sequence ATGCAAAAAATCCCTTTGACCGTCCGTGGTGCAGAATTGTTGAAACAAGAACTTCAACACCTCAAAAGCGTAGCACGCCCAGAAGTCATCGAAGCCATCGCCGAAGCACGCTCACACGGCGATTTGTCTGAAAATGCCGAATACGAAGCCGCCAAAGAGCGCCAAGGCTTTATCGAAGGCCGTATTGCCGAGCTGGAACACAAACTCTCTATGGCCCACATCATCAATCCTGCCGAAATCCATGCCGAAGGCAAAATCGTATTCGGCACAACAGTAACACTGGAAGATTTGGAAACCGAAGAACAAGTAACCTACCAAATTGTCGGCGAAGATGAAGCAGACATTAAAGAACGCAAAATCTACGTTGGCTCACCCATTGCCCGTGCCTTGATCGGAAAAGAAGAAGGCGACGTTGCAGAAGTTCAGGCCCCCGGCGGCGTGCGTGAATATGATATTATTTCCGTACAATACATCTAA